One genomic segment of Apostichopus japonicus isolate 1M-3 chromosome 23, ASM3797524v1, whole genome shotgun sequence includes these proteins:
- the LOC139964553 gene encoding cephalotocin receptor 1-like, protein MAVHYAVDSTDATILVTEYTMATGNATEATVLLKRNELLVIFELIVSGLIIVGALFGNLVVVNTLWRKRKNLTRMHFFIYHLCIADIITALFSQLPLFIWDITFYFHGPNFVCKLVKFFQLFPIYLSSYILILTAFDRYLAICHPLLGLRGNQKMRMRTMVVLAWVLSAIFATPQMYFFSLTYIEQYGGWSCWVAFNSLFVARLYVTFFTLFIYAIPTLLLAVIYGQICLAVWQNMGKATGHTKPNKHVSRSHNESWDDDEEHNGVEMKREAYSHSKQERQTPLYRSHTAESRVSRAKIKTIKMTLTIVTVYIVCWSPFFFALVCEVWNILVLHNWVRTLFNIVANLNSCTNPWIYLVFSGNVIGAIKDLFWYCHICRHTNERNHVATTTAQGDEPSSRFVPSPAGPRTTFTSTTGAEHKVDNNANSAF, encoded by the exons ATGGCGGTGCACTACGCAGTCGATTCAACAGACGCAACAATCTTAGTGACGGAATATACAATGGCGACAGGTAACGCTACGGAAGCGACAGTATTGTTGAAACGCAACGAACTTTTGGTGATATTCGAACTCATCGTTTCTGGACTGATCATTGTCGGTGCTTTGTTTGGAAACCTAGTCGTGGTGAACACCTTGTGGAGAAAGCGGAAAAATTTAACCAGAATGCATTTCTTCATCTACCATCTTTGCATTGCAGATATTATCACGGCACTTTTTAGCCAGTTACCTCTGTTCATCTGGGATATCACTTTCTATTTTCACGGTCCAAATTTCGTTTGCAAACTTGTCAAGTTTTTCCAACTTTTCCCGATTTACCTTTCATCCTACATTCTCATTCTGACCGCGTTTGACCGTTACTTGGCGATCTGCCACCCGCTCTTGGGACTGAGGGGTAACCAGAAAATGCGCATGCGCACAATGGTCGTCTTGGCCTGGGTTTTGTCCGCCATCTTTGCTACACCTCAGATGTACTTTTTTAGTCTGACGTATATTGAACAATACGGCGGTTGGAGCTGTTGGGTTGCCTTCAACTCGTTGTTTGTAGCGAGATTATACGTGACATTCTTCACCCTGTTCATCTATGCGATTCCGACTTTATTATTGGCTGTCATTTATGGTCAGATATGCTTAGCCGTCTGGCAAAATATGGGTAAAGCAACCGGTCATACCAAACCGAACAAACACGTCAGCAGAAGCCATAACGAATCGTGGGATGATGACGAGGAACACAATGGCGTCGAGATGAAACGAGAGGCGTACAGTCACAGCAAGCAAGAGCGGCAGACACCACTTTATCGCAGTCACACAGCCGAATCGAGAGTTAGCAGGGCTAAGATTAAAACCATCAAGATGACGCTCACCATAGTAACCGTGTATATCGTCTGCTGGAGTCCCTTCTTCTTTGCATTGGTGTGTGAAGTCTGGAACATACTGGTAttacata ATTGGGTTCGTACGCTATTCAATATTGTGGCCAACCTGAACAGTTGTACCAATCCGTGGATATACCTCGTATTCAGTGGCAATGTCATCGGTGCTATCAAGGATCTGTTCTGGTACTGCCATATCTGTCGTCACACCAATGAGAGGAATCACGTGGCCACTACGACAGCCCAAGGGGACGAACCGTCAAGCCGCTTTGTTCCTTCCCCCGCTGGACCGAGGACTACATTTACCTCCACGACAGGAGCGG